The Dermacentor albipictus isolate Rhodes 1998 colony unplaced genomic scaffold, USDA_Dalb.pri_finalv2 scaffold_11, whole genome shotgun sequence genome segment AGGGACTGGGGAGCGCGACCGGAAGAAGGTGAGCAATTATCATATGGCACGTGCTTTGTGCCCAGAGACGTGTTTGTGATTGATGTAGAAGAAAAATAATACAAGTGAATTATAGAACTAGGAGATGAGACGAGGCTGTGTTCACCTTTGAAACAAAAACAAGGacacatttaaaacaaaaacaaggacACCTTTTTTGTCGACAAAAGAGTGCACGCCGCCTGCCCAGGCCCAGGGCAGCGCGTCATGGTAGGGCCTCCTACGGGCCGCGCCAGCACCAGAGGGCGTGCAGGTAGGCGACGCACCGCTGATATATCCTTCGGACGTGCCAGCACCAGGCGCCGGCCATGTAGAAGTCGTCGGAGCTGACGTTGGTGAAGACTTCGTCCATGTTGTGCCCGGAACCCTCGCCCTGGCCATCGCTGCATAGCTCACGACCGGCACGGCTGGCATCACGTCGGCGACGTCCCAAGTTGCGCCCCGCTAGGTGACGTCGTCCTGCTCGGTCACGGAAGCACTTGACCATCTGCTCCAAATTCCCGCGCAGTCCCGCCCAGAGGCGCGCCCACGTCGGTCGGCGTCGTGGCTCGATGCGCGGCTCGAGTGGGCTTTCGAGCCATTGCTCCAGAAACTTGTTCGTGGACAGCAGAAACGCATCGTGGAGCACGCGGACGTGCGTCTGTGGAGGAGTCGGGCTGGCGCTGGTGATTGGCCCgtagctgctgccgctgctgcggcTGGACAAGTGCTCGCTGCTCCTGAGGCTCTGGTAGCCTTGAAAGACGAAGTCGCTGAGGAGCGACGCTGCGCTAGGCGTGGTCCGGAAGTCTGCACGCTGGCCGCTCACGTCCAGGACGCGCGCCATAGGCTGCTCGTCGTCCTCATCGTCGCCCTCTTGCTCGCCGGAGGACGGCGAGACGACGCTGGTGGTGCTCGTCGACATCTCGATCGATAAAGGCGGCGGACTCGGTTCTGCCTCGTCGCCCTCCCACGGAAAGATGTCGACCGTGCAGCGGACGTCTAGCGAAGGAAGCGACCAGGCCGGAGCCAGGCCACTTTCGGCCTGTGACTGGTTGGCCTCGACGTCGCCGTCCTCGCCCGAGGGGTACGACCACTGCGGCTGGCCCGGGACCGTGGTCCTGCCATACTCGTCGCCACCGCCGGTAGTTGTAGAGCACGGCGCCTTCAGCAGGACGTCGCTGCATTAACGCGTTGTACATTAAGTCGACATAACCTAAACAACCGCAAATGCGATAAGTCAGTCAATGGACGCTACCGTCGCCTTTGGCTCCGGAGGTTCTGCGACGCTATTGACCCTGAACCCGACTTCGTTCTGTCGGCCATGCTATGAACGGCTCACCCGAGCGCAGCGACCCAGATTATGCAACGCACGCGTCGACGCGGCCACCGCAGGCGCGCACTATGTTGGGATCATTGGCCTCCTCCGCTCACCGCGTGTTGGAGGGCGCCTCCTGGCAGGGCTGCCGGTCAGCGTCTTCTGGAAGCTGGGACGACGTGACCTCCATGGcccaaatgatgatgatgatgatagcctcatattatggctcatacccacactgggggattggccaagaattgcgtgctgaaacgttcacctatttttttgaagtgccacttattcgatgataaaaaaatatatatatataacgatagagagataagaaaacatacaaaaaccaataaaatacaagacaaaagttaaaaatttattcgttttgttgacgttatgtaactgcaaacggcatcaaatacgtccctgtggctgacccctataactgacgcaccgaaagatagtatggtttctggtgataacattaaccctaattttgcgaacggaagttctagatgtctttttcttaacaatttgtatcgtcgacatgccaaaaaataatgatctagtgattctgtttcttgacagtatggacacagaggtgatagcgtcagaccagtcctgtgtaaatataggtttaatggagggacacggcagcgtaatctcgtgaccgctacttctgattgtcttgatggacaccactggattttccacggaaatttgaggtgctgatattctgtccatgttgttattgattcactgacatctctatgaattgaatattttctatatctgattgctgttatgtgggccaccaaaggaagaacctgcattataggtccactcagggatgctcgcgctaatgcgtctaccatttcatttaaatgtaagccacaatgtccaggtacccataatagttttagagaattcaactgcggaggaactaatgttagaaacgtctttattggtggcgaattgggtgaagccgtaagcgaagtacagaccgaaagggaatctgttattataaccgcacttattgagttcgacggtagtttccgaagcgctaatagaattgctaaaagctcggcttcaaaaacaggtgtgaagtctggcagtctcagggagaatgaccagccaagcggaagcgagaagatgcctacgcccgccttttcgttgttcactgaagcgtccgtagctattatgttatttgtttgcacgtgtgctaggtagtcttgcaacaggttatttaaaaaagtggctgattgaaacttagagtttggggggaaaatgtcatcaaaatctatcttaatattctgatgtgattcggttgacggaattacctctcgaatgttcacattcaggctatctaattgtttttggacaaatatgatctgtggagtgtgaaatcgaggccaatgagcaaggaagaaggaatttggatcattaatgaatgcgtattcagatcgtctaagcggcaagctgtaaaatttcaggaatgcttgaactgttaagatgcggaatctgcagggcaatgttggaaggcgcgcttcttggtagataacattaatagccacaaacctggggagtcccagacacaggcgtagggcctcacgctccaaaagaaccagaggctttattttatacgcagggccgcctgagaacaagacacacccaaattccaatatggggcgcacatacattttataaatcatcaaCAATGTATCCCTACGTAGTCCATATTTCCGGTTACTCAGTCTGCGCAGAATACCTAAAGCACGTTGTGCCTTACCTGCTACACTCTCTATGTGTGGGCTCCAGTTGAGTTTTCCATTATATgtgattcccaaatattttagagACTCAACCTGTGGAATGGGTTTTTGCTTATAAGTTATAGAAATTGAAACCGGATCTATGACCGAGAACACTAAAATGGCGcttttgcttacgtttaatgacatACATATTgtctgaagccatacttctagcatgctcatgtatctttgtaatttttggtATAATGTGTTAATGTCAGTGTCggcagcaaaaaatgcaatgtcatctgcatacacgtAAACGTGCACGTCCTGACAAGTGGGGATAGAGCTCATTAATATATTAAATAATAGTGGGGATAGGACAGATCCTTGGGGAAGTCCGCGGGTTTGTCTGAATTTAGACGAAGAGCATCcgtccttgaagcaataaaattctcTTGATCGCAAAAATTCTGCCACCCACGCGGTTATATAATTGGGGAAATTACGACGCTGCAGAATATCAAGTAGAATTGAATGTtcgacgctgtcataagctttagctatatctaatttcatcaaagcagaatattctctccttttccgggcaagttggatgcggctctctaaatcagcATGGGCACACCATATTGAGCAATTAGCTCTAAAGCCTATTTGATTTGGACTTAATATTAAATTATCCGTCATCCAGATAGTAATTCGGCAGTGTAATACCCTCTCTATGACTTTGACCATATTAGAAGTAAGAGAAATGGGTCTGATGTTTTCTATGTTATACCCTAGCCCTTGTGTTTTAGGTATCGGGATTACTTTAGCTACTTTCCAATCGTTAGGTATCCAGGCTTTGTGTAAGGAATAGTTTATAACGTTTAGAAGGTCTCCAGGAGATAGATCAAATAAAATTTTTATCATGTGCACGGTAattccatcaggaccaggggctgaCAAAGGTAAGTTTCGAATCACTTGGGATAATTCAGGCAATGTAACTTCAGTAAACACTAAGGATGGGGCTACTTTTTGCAAATTGTACGACATCGATGACGTGAATCTACTCTCCAAGCctttagccaggagttcaagaGATTTTTTCATTTCATCGGGAGACAGATTGACATAATCAATATTAGCTGGCGATGGCAGAATTTTTCGATATCTCATATATCTAAACaacgattttttgtttttagatttagaaAGGAAATCATAGTGTTTCCTATCATAATCCTCTTTAGCTTTAGCAACTGTACGTTTAAAGACTGCAGCTTGAAACTTGTAATCAAACCAATTTTTGGGGCATTggttgtagaggagctgcttccaagccgcctgtcggcgtcggtggtcTCGCGTGCAGTCTGTATTCCACCAAGGGTTGTAAGATGTTTGCTTTGCAGATGTAACACTGAATTCAGCCTTTTTGTATGTTCTTTTAATTACCGCACAAAGTTTCATAGCCTTGGTGTCTTCCTGCTCTTCAGAATGAGAAGCCAAATGTACCTTAAGATCGGATTTAAATTTAACATAATCTACGAATACGCGTACCTGGGAGCACGCTGGCATAATCGGGCAAGCAAGTTCAACcattattggaaagtggtcactgttgGTTGCACAGTCCAAGGCTGTCCAGGATGAGTTAGTGAAGGACGAACTTACAAAACTTAAATCCAATGCGGAGCGGGActgtttacaaatatatgtagGAATTTTAGAGTTCAGACAACACAGATTATTATCTATTGtccaatcccacaagcgtttaccacattggtcagttcgaaagccccagcacgtgtgatgggagttgaaatctccaaccaGAATTTTATCCTTACACCATGAAGTCATAGCTGAATTCAAACATCGAGTGTTCTGTACACCCGCAGGAAAGTATGCGTTTACTAAGGAGaaaggtagacaccctggtatagTTATATCTAATGCGAGAATTTCACTTTCGGGGGACATATGTTTATATGAAATCTTTGCTTTAAGGCTAATTCTGTTATtgataaagaaagctaaacctCCGCCCTTAGATGGACGGTCCAGTCGGAAAGAGCGATAGTTCGTCAATTGAAAACTTTGATGtactgaaagccatgtttcttgcaaagcaatgaTATCCGGGGAGAATTTCGAAGATAGATACAATAAATCTGTTGCTGCTGAGTAAATTGATcggcaattccaatgaataattttGAGGAGACCTATGGTTGCGTAAGTATGGACTCAGTAACTGCCTTATCTAAAATGTTTTCCTTTAAAAAATCTTCCTTGGTAAGGCTGTCTTTCGGATACTTTTTTGTCTTTGCCTGAGTTCGAGTCGTAGCTTTTTTAGACAAAGGGGATCTACATCGTTTTAACGACCGAGGATCCATGTCCATTTCCTCTGCGCCCTCTGTATTATCGTTGGAGCCTGTACATTGGGTCTGGTTAACATCGACTGGTGGGATTACAATTTGGGCATCTTGCGACGTGTAAGTGGCGGTTACTTCCTCGTTTGAGGTAGGTAGACACTCAGTAGTTCCTGAAGTTATACcaactgctgttgttgctgcgaaTATCTGCGCCATCTGGCTAGTGAGAATTTGTGTCAGGGACTCACAAAGGTTTCCAGCTAGGCGCTCCATAGATTTTTCCATTGCCCTTTCGATGGCATTAGCAATAGAAATTGAAAGAGCCGCATCCGTTGCTGTCACCTGGCGTGCTGTGACGCCGGCGTATCCCTGTGTCCTAGAATGAATTTCCGCTACCGCTTCTCTACGCGAACAACGTCTTCGTTCAATGATTGCCAGAATTTCAATTTCCCGTGCCTTTGCTGAGCAATTAGAATGATCTGCAGGGTGCGCGTCATTGCAAAGGCAGcacctttcttccttgcttttgcaTTCGCTTGCATTGTGTTCTTCACCACAAATTCGGCATCTGGAAGCAGATCTACATCCTTTTAACGTGTGTCCGTAGCGCCAGCATTTCACACATTGGAGGGGACGAGGGGACAGGGGTTCCACTCTGTAGATTAGAGGCCATGCCTTTATCTCTGAGGGTCGAAGTGTCCCTGCAAATGTGGCTATGATCGACTCAGTAGGGATCCTGTTTTTCTCGACCACACGTCCACACCGATAAACTGAAATTACACCCGCGGGTGAAAGCATCTCTAATACCTCTGTCGGTGTCATGTTCACGTCGACGCCGCGGACAAGCCCTTTCACACATGCCAAGTGGGGAGGAATAAATGCGCTCACCGGATTGGCGGCAAACAGCGAACACTTTAACAGGTCttgtacacaggactggtctgccgAAAAGCAGAGGACTCCACCTCTGCCAAACTGGCGGACCTCAGAGATGGTCTGGAAATGGGCCGTCGCCGAGCGCAATTCCGCCTGAATCGCTTTCGGATTCTTCATCCGTATGACTCCGTTATTGGTTGGGACAAGAGCCACAGGAACTGATGAGACGCCGTTGCGTAGAAACAGATCCACAGGTAACTCCTGCGGAGGAATAGAAGCGGACCAGGGGGAGGCCCCTGGCCCTGGTGAAGAAAAGGACATCTGCGTGGTCTTATTAGCCAAATAATAATAGGACTAGCAAAACTGATGAGAAgcgataaaagagaaaaaaaaaacagctatgcaATTCTAGGCCAAAACCCTGCGAGGCAAGAGCAGTTCCACCGAGCCGAGCGAGGTTCCACAGCTTCGTGGATTCTTCTTCGTGGATTCTCAGGGAACCTCAGGATTCTCGGGATTCTCAGGATTCTCGGGATTCTCCGGATTCTCAGACGCTGGATGCGTCGATTCATTGGAATCCATCTTCacgagcttcttcttcttctcgtacCCAAATCTCGCCCAAATCGTAGGGCGCTTCGTCCTCTTTGCCACCGGGCACGTGTTTGTTCCTGCAGCGTGCCGCCATTCCGAGAGAGCGCGCCGGGTGCACGTTCGCCACTGTCTTTCAGGAAGCCGCGGGACGACGCTCGCACGGCGCTTTTTCTGCATGCTGCAGGTGGCAGCACGTTGAAAAATGGTGAGACGAAGCTATGACGAAGCTTTGACATCTCGGGAGACCTCGATCGGGCTGCTATTGGCTTTGGTACGCTTCAATCAGCAGCAGGTTGCTAAATTAAGCTTGAAACAGCCCTACCGGATAGCCGCGGCCCGCAAGCCACGATCCATTCAAAGAGATGGGTTCTTTAATGGATGTTGGAGACCTTTGCCTGGTGGCATGCCCAGCGTGCTCATGCAGAGGAGTataatgaaaaatgaaattacGTGCACAGGTCACAACATTCAGAGAGTGTCTCAGTGGAAGCGTAGACATTGGTGAGTCGGCGTACACGTATGGAGCGATCACTGTTGCACCGTCTTGCGGCGGTGCTTCGCTAAAGTATTCAATGCATCAGATAAATTTATCTTCTCGTAATTCATAGCCAACAAAATTAGATCTGCGGCTACCAGTCATTGCGTACAATCACTATATTCTACCGGTGCGTGACAACGATGACATCCTATAGATATCCTATGGACATCCGCTACCATGACAGGGATGTGTCAAATACGCCCCTCGCACGACCGTGTGGCCACACTTTTGGTGTCCTGCGAACATAAAATAGTCAAAGTCGAAGAGTTTATTTAGACAACGCATTGTACAGTTGCCTAGGGCGCAGACGAAAAGGCAAGTGGATGCCTGACAAGGAGTCTGCGCCCTTCTTGCTCCCATTCGAGAGCACAAGACATTCAGCGCATAAAACACACACTAAACGAGATGGAAATACAGAGTGGTTGGTGAACATTGAAACGGGAGTTATTTCATATTGAACATTTATGTAAAATTGGGAAAATGCtgtaagaaacagaaaaaaaacaaaaagaagaagagtGGTCATGCCTGCAGAGACAATAGATACATAGTGATGATATTTTTGAAAGCTTTGAATGATTTACTTTCATGGATAACGTTTACAGCAGGATGGTGAACGTTTAAAAAGCTGGAAATTCTGTAGCTAAGTTTCTGGGTGCCGTAGTTCATACGTATTTTTTCCTTATTGTAACATATTTGCCGGGTGTTGTACGTGTGTGTTTTCGTTAGATACTGATGAAAAAAAGCCGTAGGATCGGAATGCATTTGTAGGTAACTAGCTAACGCTATCTTTTTGTCCATAACGTTCCACAGTGTAAGCAGTTGATGTTTTCTAAACAATGGGGCAGTGTGGCTAAGGTATGGTGCTTTATCTATTAGGCGCAAAAATTTATTTTGTATTAAATATATCTTTTTTATGCCTGTTTTAGGTGCTGTGCCCCCCAGACAGAAAGACAAAAGTGGAAACGCGAATGTACCAAAGTGTAGTGTAGTTGTTTCCTTAGCCAGATAGGCAAAAGGTTCTTTATTTTATACATGATACCAATGGACCTAGATATACCAGTGCGAACTTTTTCAATGTGAGGTGACCAGTAAAGACGCTCATGAAAtatgacaccaagaaatttatGTGTTGCTACACGTTCGATAGATTCATTGCGATATTGGATaagtatttttttgttttatacaCTTGTTACGGGCGTTGAATATAATGTACATAGTTTTTTTAGTGTAACTCTAGTTCATTACCGTGGAACTACGTGGACAAATTTTCCAGCCATACATTGGTTTCTACTTGGATGACTTCTGGGTCTTGTCCGCAGATGAATACATTGGTATCATCCGCATACAGTATTATTTCTGGTGTAGAGAGCACGTtaattatataatttatataaAGAAGAAATAACAGTGGCCCAAggattgatccttgtggaactccataatGTATCTGACCTAAGCTGGACTGTGCATTCGCAATATTCGTGTACTGCGGCCGTATTCTGTAgtggttcgctttggaaccggctCCTTTTGACTGTTgtcattggtcggcgcttcgttgtcATCCCCAGtcggcgggacgacaaattttgttgacgtcacacagcttgtcaatcatctggaaaggaaccggttccctgctacgagagcaaccgcggagaagtggttcgctcgatGGTCGCGCGCGGTGGCGAGATGAATTCGAGGGTTGCTGGGGCAACCGTGACTGCCGGctagtctcgcgccagctgacgagccggcacctagacgagagaAGACAGaaacggcaatggcggctcctttgGTTGTGCTGCTTGCGAGCGCCGAAAgtcaacgacgcgacgagaggcaacgacgcgacgcgttcggcatcgccgaagaagagtttcgaaggcattttaggctctccaaagacatagtgcgacgtctttgcgatgagctggaaggacatctcggacttcaaagatttcgtggtgtcgacactacgatgaaagtgctgtgcacgcttcggttttttgccaccgggagctttcaacagtgcgtcgggaatgatgaagcgattgcactgtcgcagccttcggtcagccggatcattacagccgtcgctgttgtgccattaccacaagcccggatttcgaatctgcaagatgcagaatctatcctgcgagcgccctaattcttcCTTCACAATTCAAGATGCTGAGCCCTCAGGCAGCGGTGCTCTGCGaagaagcatcggcgagcagcatgttcagacatgcacacaagtgccagacagcccggcgccgcacctccttttgcctggaggtcactgcgcgcgcgaactttgaaccgggtggccagcgcggtcgctggttggacccctcggacgaccgtcgagtgctgactttgtattgggccgtttgagggacaatggttcctcggggatgataaaagccgcgacgcgccgcctgaaaaaccggatacgccgacccaccgggagcacagtgccgctctcgactggggtgagatgtgtcacgcgttttcgccggacgtcgccgtgcgggaacagtcgcgtttgctgtgagatctcggccccagtgccgacctgttcatgtcctgtataatgacctgtatatagtgtataaagtcccttttgttattctcatcgacgcctggctcggagtcttcgctaccaacgctctgtcacgaaacgggttacgagcgctacgggaccacaaagtcgtaatagtggtgcagcggtgcaaagtcgtaagatcgccaaggccattacggttgtgggcgataaaaaaggatgggttagattcccatcctcGGCGCAACAGAAAtccgccgtcaaggaaggctttcttagccgtggaaaaattccaggagttgTAGAATGTGTGGACGGTAGTCTAATAGCCATCGTTCaccctaagaagctcggccccggcgaaacggaatcgtgctggagccgtaaagggtattacgccctcaactgcatggtcgtgagtattgttcattgacaaatattttcgatatgtgtttgcgcaAGTGCGCGTTGTAAAATACTTCgcttcgttatttttcatcaattgccggtAATATTTGCGTTCCTATTcgagaaagtagcgtttgtgttgtatgtgtaatgacgactttgatctttgcatagaacacggccgcactttttcagtgctctctaatcacagttgaatagccttttcgatgctacaatgtaaacacattacgcgcgacttaaaccggaaaagacgccgtagcagtgaagggagtcttcgtctgtgagcgatcctaacagaagacttgggattcttattcgacgtaaaactaaagcattgtggccaacagactgtaaacgTGAAAAAcagcatcccatcaatgaaaatggtgtgagggagatTGAGAATGTTTGGACACCCATTTGCACTAGCTGTtaatacggcacatgctgtttccgcgttctttcgcttgtaatgGGCACTTtgtctgaaagaaaaaaacacaggtggcactctctagcagaatcttatacaatatggacggaagaaaccaaaggaattaaTTTGCAAATTGTGTTGTGACCGCACGCCATACATGAGCATTTGTACACATGCCAACATTacatttgtaggttaagatgacattgttatcatgctgatcattagttccactgcctactgcgtatgttgatatctccttttctgtaattgtgttcgctgactgaacagtaactgattggcaagtagtgttgtaagcaaaagcttgtgccagatatttgttgcagtggcattGACACattctctttgctttcccttatgaggtgtgcgacgcgaagctgaatatcctggcAATTGGCCCACGGTATCCCGGATCGTGCCACGATTCTTTCGTTTGGAGGCATTCTGCgtttcgccgccgcctcactcgtggcctgttacttaatggagaagtcttgcttggtaagtgcacctaaagtagcagtgcttcttccacatgtaaaacatacagagtcaaatagttttgcatcctagcaagctttaagaaagcgtgatttgctagaaatgtgttgtgaatgcagcagtacctaatgaacctgcagcgactttcgagagaaacaagtctctcttaaaaggcagTTGAAGTccc includes the following:
- the LOC139051303 gene encoding uncharacterized protein isoform X2; its protein translation is MADRTKSGSGSIASQNLRSQRRRDVLLKAPCSTTTGGGDEYGRTTVPGQPQWSYPSGEDGDVEANQSQAESGLAPAWSLPSLDVRCTVDIFPWEGDEAEPSPPPLSIEMSTSTTSVVSPSSGEQEGDDEDDEQPMARVLDVSGQRADFRTTPSAASLLSDFVFQGYQSLRSSEHLSSRSSGSSYGPITSASPTPPQTHVRVLHDAFLLSTNKFLEQWLESPLEPRIEPRRRPTWARLWAGLRGNLEQMVKCFRDRAGRRHLAGRNLGRRRRDASRAGRELCSDGQGEGSGHNMDEVFTNVSSDDFYMAGAWCWHVRRIYQRCVAYLHALWCWRGP
- the LOC139051303 gene encoding uncharacterized protein isoform X1: MEVTSSQLPEDADRQPCQEAPSNTRDVLLKAPCSTTTGGGDEYGRTTVPGQPQWSYPSGEDGDVEANQSQAESGLAPAWSLPSLDVRCTVDIFPWEGDEAEPSPPPLSIEMSTSTTSVVSPSSGEQEGDDEDDEQPMARVLDVSGQRADFRTTPSAASLLSDFVFQGYQSLRSSEHLSSRSSGSSYGPITSASPTPPQTHVRVLHDAFLLSTNKFLEQWLESPLEPRIEPRRRPTWARLWAGLRGNLEQMVKCFRDRAGRRHLAGRNLGRRRRDASRAGRELCSDGQGEGSGHNMDEVFTNVSSDDFYMAGAWCWHVRRIYQRCVAYLHALWCWRGP